In Megachile rotundata isolate GNS110a chromosome 10, iyMegRotu1, whole genome shotgun sequence, the sequence atatatttattacttgtgatttcttttttatctatgataaaatattgtaccaaaatattactttgaattatttgtacatattaAATTCATCAGTAAGTGCTTTATAATATGCATCTTTTGATTGTCATGTTAGTCCCATATAGAAGCCAGTGATGATGTAAGGCTAATGACGTAGCGGCgggatttataaaattctttgtAATCTTGGTGAATGCCATAAGTATCGGCTCAATTCACTGTAAGGCCAAAGAGACAATAAATTGGGTTTTACTATAACCTCTTGATTTAAGATTTATAAAAAGAGGTTTcagtattaaatacaaaattttataaacccatatattattttttgataGTATATGGGcatgaacatttttttttcttctttttttttaatcatcTCTATCATCTTTCTCATTTTTTCTCTTTCAAAGGATCACCAAAAGTAGTAAATcatcaaataaaattcattctaataaatttttaagaatccCGCCGCATAAGCTGATAATTCTTTAGTAATCTGAGGCTTCTTCAAACAATTTATATgtgtttctttaaatattaatttcatttctgtTACGATAGGTAGTATATCACTTAAGAGTGCTTTTGTTTCCTTTTCTTGTGTTGCCCGCTCTTGCTGATATTTTTAGTTTGGTATTGTAAGTTTTGATTGATTCTGCCACATTCCTGCGTttcatttacatttaatttatatatatattaaaaaattagtaacaacaatgatgataataaataattaaaactgcATGAACAAGTTAGTAACTTTGGGGAATATCTTTACAAATGTaagatcaatattttattaacctagtacattttaaatgaaatattccattgaagttataaataattctatttcaaattatacattaaataaaataataaaatcgtgcaaaatttttaagtattgcCTCTTTCTGACccttttttactttctttattACAAgctttttgcaatttattttaaagttatagtagtgaattataattaaaattaaattattttcatttagggATGGAAGAAAATGTTGTTGGTGCCGGAGGTGTTACGGAATTAAGTTCCAAACAACGTCATCAAATGAAGCACAGAGAACTGTTTTTATCTCGTCAAGTAGAAACAATGCCTGCAACGCACATAAGAGGCAAATGCTGTGTAACTTTGTTGAATGAAACAGAATCTTTACTAAGCTATCTAAATAAAGAGGATTCTTTCTTTTATTGCTTAGTATTTGATCCTGCCCAGCGTACTTTACTTGCTGACAAAGGTATTTATCaacaaaaacaattatttataactactatactactcttattatgtttcTCTTTATACACATttggatattaataaatataaaaattgttacaggTGAAATTAGAGTGGGTAGTCGATACCAAGCTGATGGTATAGCGCCATCTCCGCTGACAACCGCTGAAAGAGAATCAGATCCTCGTAGGTTGcaagatttagaaactttgatATGGACACCACGGCATTCGTTAACGGATCGTCAAATTGATCAGTTTCTCGTTGTCAGTAGATCTGTAGGCACATTTGCAAGAGCTTTAGACTGTTCATCTTCAGTTAAACAACCCTCTTTGCATATGTCTGCAGCAGCCGCATCTAGAGATATTACTCTTGTAAATATTACcatttttattgtacattttaaaAGAGAAACTTCTTGTTATATTCGTGTATATTTATAGTTTCATGCAATGGATACTTTGCATCGACACAACTATGACGTTGCGAAAGCGATGTCGTCTCTAGTACCCAGCACTGGTCCAGTATTATGCAGGGACGAAATGGAAGAATGGAGCGCATCTGAAGCGAATCTTTTTGAAGAAGCCCTTGATAAATATGGAAAGGATTTTTCTGATATACGTCAAGATTTCGTAAGTATACTTTGTAAAATATCCAAAGAATGtcacgatttaaaattttttaaagttttaattaatataaatattattttagttaccatggaaaacattaaaaaacgtcattgaatattattatatgtgGAAAACCACCGATAGATACGTACAACAAAAAAGGGTAAAAGCTGTGGAAGCTGAAAGCAAATTAAAACAAGTTTATATACCAAACTATAATAAGACAACTCCACCCACAACTGCACCTTCTGCAGCAACAATTGTACCTCTtggtaatagtaataataacagcaacGGAAAACCAACTAGTGTTCTCAATGGCAATAGCAATGGCAATATGACGACTGATAATAGTGGGATATTAATGGTTGGAGTTAGCGGAAAACCGTGTGAAAGTTGTCAAGTTATGCAAAGTCCGCAATGGTACGCTTGGGGCCCGTCACATATGCAATGTCGTCTTTGTCAATCATGTTGGACCTATTGGAAAAAATACGGTGGTCTTAAGgtatgtttataaatatatatgtccCCATATTCCTTGGTCTAAATcaagtataatatattaatttataaaatataaatacaggtTCCATCACGTATCGATGACGTCGATTTGGAAAGAAAAAGAGGATGTACAGGCTCAGATGAGGAAAGTAAAGGAATTAGTGGTGCTCATAGACCTCATCGATGTAGCATTCCTTCTTGCGGCAAAGAATTTAAGCTCAAAGCACATCTGAGTCGCCATTATGCAAGTGCACATGGAGTTGATTTACGCGGAAGCGGTGTAAGTGGAAGCGGCGGCGGTGGATCCCCTAGACCTGTGATGAAGACTCGATCCGCATTTTATCTACGTACTTCAGTGTTAGCGCGGGCTGCACGACGATTATGTGCAGCCCAATTACGTACACGTCATGCAGCGAGAGCGCCTCATCAACCTGTAAACGCAGCGCCACTGCGACATCTTTGTGCTTCTCCGCAGTTAACGTCAAAAAGCCCTGCGGAATTACGAATTTTAGCACGCGCTGTGCGACCTCGAACTCGTCCTCGTGTAACCGATATAGCAACACGTTTGGGTGATCATCCTGCTCCGCGACAACCTGGAGATTGGGATTGGTTAGCTCTTACAGCTCCTGCACAACGAAAACAACCTGACCGTGTTTCCTTCCCCAGACCACCAAAAGCACcaggtatttatttaataaattttattaaaacgcaTCTTTATATGcagtattcaatatttttataccaaCGATATGTTGCAGATGGCAGTCTTTTATACGAAAGAGTACCAAATAAATCAGAAGTAGATAGACTGACAGTAACTCCACCTCAGCCACAACCCAGTATGCAAACGCAGCAAACAATACTAAAACGTACTAGACCTCCATTTGACGAGATCAATGGATCAGATGGTAAGCTCtagaatcatgcatttattgATGTATTAGTATAAGATCTTAAATCCTAGTACTGAATGCGATCTTTTGTTTACTGGCTTCTACTCTGATGTGGATTGGGATGAAGGTAAAATAATTTAGAGTTAAAAAATCTAAAGAGCAATGCATACGAGCGATTTTTCATACGTCTTTTTTTGGTTTCTCAATTAAACGTAACAAAAGCAAACGTGATCGCAGTGGAAGCGCTCAAAAAAAAAGTTGCTCATATGCATCGGTCCTAAGTGTgatataataaaacaaataataaaaactatTATATTTAGTAGTTTTATGTTATCTTTAAACAATatgcattttaattttgaatatttatatttttaacaggTATTGCCCTAAGTGCAGGGCTCCCTGGTGGACCGCCTGCAAAAAGGGCTCATCATTCTCAGCAGCTACATCCAAAACACACTTTGGAACACACTGCACCTGCTGTTCTTCCGTTAGCACCGCCTCTTAATGGAAGAGCTGCTCATCCTCATACTTTGCCTCATGGTCCACCTTTATCTAGAAGTAATGCGCGTAAACAAGTGATTTCATGGATGGATGCACCAGATGACGTTTACTTTCGTGCTTCAGATCAAACCAAGTTAGTACTCCTAATATTACCGCATTATACACATTAAAAGAATTACTAAAatcattgttattgttaatttgcAGAAGATATAGAAGAACCTTATCATCCGTGGAACTTCGAAGAGCAGCACGTAAACCATGGCGTAGATTACCAACTCCATTACATCCTCCTCATCCGCAGAGAGCAGTACGCGGTGATGACATGGTTGTCATCCTGGACTGAATCAGTAATACAATCAGTTAGACAAATTGACAAACATTGATCAGTTTGTTATAATGGAATCATACTGTTACTGTAATTTTAATGCCAGAGTCAACACAGTGAAGATTTTCCAGCTTTATGTATTGTCATTGGCAGCTCTGAACGCTGAGCAAGGATTATTCGCTGTTTGGAATTTTTTGCAAATCATTTTCAAAACAGCAAATCGCCAAAATGAAAGGCCTCCCTTGACTGAATTTGCGTGATGCACTGACATTGCTGAAACATACTTCACGTATATGAACGAAAAGCAACGACTCTGGAACGAACATTCATCGAatcttaagaaaaaaaaaaagaaatcaagTCATTCATCATGAAACATGATTTTCTATTCGTATTAATtagttattgttgttattaataattattattaataattgaatgtacatatacatcATACCACACATTCATACACACATAACCAGGCAACATAAATGTCCAACGAATGTTGGATGTAAGCTCTTACATCGGTTAAATTGGCACATACCACGCGCATTAGCTTACGAAAAAAAATGTTACGGCCGTGCGCGTAACAAAAACGAGTGgacgagaaaaagagagagagggtgGGAGAGAAAGTGAGAGAGAAAGAATAAGAATGTAAGAGAGAAAGATGGAAAGAATGCTCattgtgaatatttttattaaattttcaagtttgatgaCTTCCGTCgcaacaattaataaataaacataagCATTAAGTGGAAGGATACACTAGTCCTTTTTCCGTTTGATCCATTTTCCTGTCGCACTAAGCTTCTATAAAGAATTGATTGCAGAGATATGtttatatacattattactatttatacgcaatttctttattgtttatattatctTTTGTTGTTTCGATCATCATCAATGAATTAGATCTTCTTTGATTGTTGCACAAGAATATGTAACTTTTTTTTATCCTATTTCTTTGTCTTACAAACTTAGTAATAAATAGATagatgtgattgcataatataaagtatataaTTTGTACCAGACGGTCGAACTTTATCAATATgttttataacatattttataagtAGAAATGAAAAAAGTGTTATATACACATACATCAACAAGATACCAATACAAGTTTTATACCTCTGTTACAACTTTATTATAAATCACCTGTGGctctatatgtacatatgatttTCTTAATTCTAAACTATATTGgtaaagtttgataatttagtttTGGAACATTTTGTATAAACAATATATAGAAAAATGACTcggataaaatatttttaatccaaAATTGAAAGATTCTCCTTATATAAGTTTGTATGTTTATTTATAGATATTATTAAGTTTGTAATGACTTAGTGTATCATGTAgtattgttattataattttctatatcataatattattattaaatatttgttgatAAAGATTTGTATTTGAAACAATACAGAATATAAAGGTTTGTATATAAAAATGcaatgcaattttaaaaataaaatttttcttataaattaaattatatttttaatttacaacgaAATTGTagcttaaaaatctaaaactcattattcttttataattaATCGATACTTTAAATTAGccaatgaaattttcataatatttcggACTATACCGTTACAATCTCAAATTCAGCTTTTCTATGATGCTTTGATACTCGTATCGATGGTATCAAATTAATGTTGTATTCAGTGCGTATTCTATATAGATattaatgaaaatgtaaattttcttctggtaatacatttattttaaattgcaataaaattagaattaaaatatagtGCATATTTAATATAGAGGAGATAGAAAACAGTAATATGGAGAATATGGCAGGAAATGAGGTTAGTTTTGTTTTCATTTAGGGAAAGAGTAATATACtctgatttatttatttgtatgtaTAGAACTGCATGTTTGTAATGTGTTTATATAAATCCTTTTGGCTATAGTTGCATGTATATcattagttttattttattttgtttgtttgttattgactttaatataataattcaataCACAGAATCCACAAATGGCACATCAGATGTCATCTCTGATGAGCATGCCTGCAAATAATAATCATGGAGTACCAGGAATAGATCCTCCTAAATCACTACCCAGTTTATTAAGTTTAAAAGTAAGTCCTCCAAGTGAATTACAAAATCAAACTACACCAGATGATGTAGGCAGAGATACGGATACCGATTCAATGAAGTTACCAGCAGCTTTAGAACAAGCTCTTGCTTTTAAAACAGAAAGAGCTAAAGAAGTTGGTGCAGATCCTAATGATATTGTATCATTAGGAAAATCACCTAATCATGAAATTGTAGGAGAAGATGTATCACAGTTAGACGATGTTATAATTGAACCTGAAACAACAACAGAAAAAACAGATGCAAAAATGAATAAgactaaaaagaaaaagaagaaaaagaggaagaagcACAGCACAGGAAAAgatacagaaaataaaaaagataacATAGAAAATGCAAAACCAAAAGAAGATTTGCCTGAAATTGAATATATTCAAGAAATTCCAAGTGTTAATGATTTGGAACCAATGTATCGTCAATTTGCTAGAATTTTTGAAGCATTTAAACTAACTGAACCTGAACCTAAATCTGCAGAAGCTGATAAAGGTGAACCAATAGGTCAGTATCCACCAGTAACTAATTTACAAACCACTGGGACAGTACCTAGCAAAGTACCACCATTAGATGATTTTGACGATGATGTGaatcagcaacagcaacaacaaggAAGTGGAGAAAATGGTACTCCCCGTCTTTCCAAAAGGAAACTGAAAAGGTTAACACGCTTGAGTGTGGCAGAATTAAAACAACTTGTAGGACGTCCTGATGTTGTAGAGATGCATGATGTTACTGCTAGAGATCCAAAACTTCTTGTACAATTAAAAGCTCATCGAAACACAGTCCCTGTACCAAGGCACTGGTGCTTTAAAAGAAAGTATTTGCAAGGCAAACGTGGTATAGAAAAACCTCCTTTTGACTTGCCTGATTTTATAAAACGTACAGGCATTACAGAAATGAGAGCAAGTCTTCAAGAACGGGACGATACACGTACATTAAAAGCTAAAATGCGAGAAAGAGCAAGGCCGAAACTCGGTAAAATAGATATTGATTATCAGAAATTACACGATGCATTTTTCAAATGGCAAACTAAACCGCGTATGACCATTCATGGTGACTTATACTATGAGGGAAAAGAATTTGAAACACGATTAAAGGAAAAGAAACCTGGAGAGCTATCTGACGAACTACGTACCGCACTTGGCATGCCTGTAGGACCTAATTGTCATAAAGTACCACCACCATGGTTAATTGCTATGCAACGTTATGGACCACCACCAAGTTATCCCAACTTAAAAATACCTGGTTTGAATGCTCCAATTCCGGAGGGGTGCGCATTTGGTTACCATGCTGGTGGTTGGGGAAAACCTCCTGTAGATGAAACAGGAAGACCTTTATATGGAGATGTATTTGGTATTTCACGTACTCCAGGTGGAGATAATATGGATGAAGAGATTGATAGAGGAATGTGGGGTGAACCTGAATCAGAATCTTCTGgagatgaagatgaagatgaagatgcAGAAGAAGGTGGAGAAGGTGAAGGAGAAGGAAAGGATGGAGATGGAGATGCAAGTGGTTTGGTTACACCTGGTGCAGAAGGTTTAATAACACCAAGTGGAATTACATCAATTCCTGCTGGATTAGAAACGCCAGAAACAATAGAATTAAGgaaaaagaaaatcgagagcGAAATGGAAGGAGGCGATACACCTGCTTTGTACACAGTTTTACAAGAAAGAAGAACAGAAGGTCTTGGGGCAAGCATGATGGGTAGTACACATGTATATGATATGACGGGAGCAGCGGGAGGTCAAGCACCACCGTCTGTAATTGCTGCTCGTCGTGGAGTAAGTGGAACAGCATCTGACGGAAGAACAGAAAAAGACGGAGCTGTTGAGTTAGCGTTAGATCCAAGCGAATTGGATTTGGATTCTGAAGCAATGGCATCGCGATATGAAGAAACTATGAGGTCGCGGCAAGCTCATTTAAGAAGAGAAGATTTATCGGATATGCTTCAAGATCATGTGCAACGGCAAAAAGTAAGTAAATTGTACATATACCATTGTCAGTTAACAggcatattaaataaatttttattatttttccagAGCAAACGTAAACGTCAACAAAGTCAAGATTCAAAAGcttctaaaaaatataaagaattcaAATTTTAAGTTAAGTAAACTGATACAGTGTAAGAACCAGATTTTATTTGGAAAATATAGgagttatattattattaatatcacaaATTCAGGATTTCATGGATAATGAATCATCAGCATTCAACTGTtgcattgtcaaattttttaatttaaaaatgttttacattTTGTCTCACTCTAATGTATGAATCTTTAAATTCATCATACTGtaaacatattaattttttataacgaTGACAAGTGTATATAAACTTTATCATATCAAGAAAGATACACATTGTTCATACAATATGTTTTTTTTGTAAACtagtataaaatttgaatttatttggATGAACAGTTATAAGAGGGTAAGATAAACAATATAACAACAATAAAAGACATGGAAGAGAAATAGTAATTGTGAATCTACTTATTGCGCTACCAATGTCTAACCAACTTCCTTGAGGAGTAACACAATACATAAGTGGTAACGCTAAACAGTCCCCTAGTAACACTACCGCTAAGAAACTATTTGAAGATCCAAACGTGTAACTTGTGCATCCCACCATAATCAAAGGTATACAAATTTTCATCagtattaatgaaaacattataAATGGTGAAAAAACCGTCACAAAATGTCTTGTCCAGGAAGGATCAAATGAACTGATACTTGCCATATTTCCAGTTCCAAAAAAACACAGTAATGTATATAACATCTATAATAAATTGTTCAGGATATATAAAAGCAGCATTAACtattttgataattaaaattcattatgaATAACATGATAATTAAGGATACAAAAATTGCTGCTTTAAGTAATTCTTCTATAGTCAGAAGACTTTTAATACTTTGGTCATTTCCAATGGAAGACGAATCGGATGACCAACAAGATAAATgcaatgtaaaaattatgaaaaagagGGGTTCATAAGATGCTGATAATAAAATAAGTGGGCAAATGAGTCCCAACATTACCCCTTGTATTCTTTCTATTAATTGTGTAGGATAAGTACAAATACATAATGGAGTAGTCAATAAAATTGCCCATGATATCCAATTTCGACCAtctataaattctaaatataTTAGCCCAGTAATTGTTAGTCGTAAAAGTTCTATTGTTTTCTTATGCTTTGACTTGATCTTTACAACAATTATTGCAGCTGCAATGCATATGCTAAGAAGTCTGGAAAGAAAATGTTTTGAATGTATCAAATAATTTAGAATTACagtaaatgtaatttaatattaatttaaactcACACGATATAAACTCGTGGGTATGGTTCAACAACAGGTAGCACTGGAAAAATAGCTAGGCACAAAGCCGTCCAAAGGAACAACTTCTGCTGGTTTTTTACCAAAATTTTGTGAGAAAAACCAATACATAAAATTCCTACACTAAGAATGGACCTATACGTTAATCCAACGAACATCGTTGctaataaaagtataatttcTATACCCATCGACCAATAACGTTTATTATTAtgtacttcaatttttatagaatGTGTCATTGCATTTCGAACAGCTAACCAGACAGAAATTAGAGCTAGAAATGCATACCAAGGTAGTCTCCAATTAACACAACCTGAAACTaatatttgtatgaaaattaAAGTAATAGATTTTGAATcattacaaatatttgtaatatgctATACCtttatgtgtaataagtattataaatagtaatacTGCAAATACAATATCTGTTATTAATAAAGTAATTGAATTAATAACAGATTTTTTGGCTCctgctattttaaaaaatagtaatgTTATCCACCCAAACCACATTATTGATAAATATACTAAGAATcgtattctttggtattgtcgGAAATATAATAAAGCGTTTTTGGCTAATTTAATTGTATCTACTAAATCTGTTAATGTCTCGTTTGAATCTCTTATTTCAAGATATCTATCGatcgaaaaaattttattttctaattctaCCTCCCTCCAATCAGCAAACTCATTATCCTTACAGTTCAACATACGATTTGCTTTTACTTGATATGTTAactgttttaaattattcaacaaAGCGCGATTTATATAGTTTAGATTACTAGGGTTTATGTACTGCCATGGTAAAACACCCTGCAAAAGAAATGTGTATATAAAGTAATAAATGTTGCagttaattacaatcatattatctgtATACACACTTCATTATTAATGGGTATTGGAGCACCAATTAGAGATGATATTAATGGGGTAATATCTACTTGTTCCACATTTTGATAGGAATTAAATGCATTGATCCCTGCACCCCAAGCAATCAATGGAGTTTCTGTTTCATCTGTAGAACCACTTCCATGTGATCCCCAATCAGTCATTCCATGATCTGCTGTGAAAATGTATGTGGTTCCATTATCTTGAAAAGTATTCTCTGTCATTTGTACCACTTCTTCTATTTTTCGATCAACATAATTCATGTTTTCAACATATTCtctgtatttaaatttaattcaaaactAATcagattataattttgttaactgTATATTCAACTTTTATGTAGTAGTACCTAGAATAAGGTTTTGATGCATGTCCTATAGTATCACAGCCAAGAAGGTGAAGGAAAAGAATAATGCGTTCTGTGTTCTTAACTTTGTGAGCTTCTTCGTGAAgccaattaatatatttgtcaaATACCCATGAATCTAATCGCCAAATTTGCCCCTGCATTATATCGAAATCTTGCCATTCTGGAGAATAACTATCTCCATGTATATTATTCTTTTTAcctattttttttaaaatattaaattaaattatactaaaaattgttataaagaaGAATTTGTGATATTCATTATACCTTTTGTAAACATAGGTATAATGTCAGGACTTCCCCATGCCCATGTAAAATGACTTTGATTAAAAACAGAATCAAAGTCAACAGGATTTTCTTTCCATCCTTTAAAAATTGCGCTAGGATCTTCATATAACCCTGCACAAATTGCAACAACACCTGGTCTAGACTCTGTTGGCATTCGTGTATGAGATATGCCCCAAGCACCTTTATTTACCATTACTTgcctataattaaattaatatatatttaaaattttgatttggGAATAAACTTTTTGAAGAAGTACTTTTAAATTACTTAAGAAATTTTGGTGGTTCCTCAATAAAGGTTCTAAACCTTAAACCATCTGCAATAAATAAAACTAATCGCTTTGCAGgtgcatttttcaaaattggaaCATTTGGCAGTCCTTGTGTAATCGGAGAGTGAAAATTTACATCAAGTATGCcccataatataattaaatgcaTTGTAAGGCCCCATATTACAAATAAAGAGTTACTAttctttatattatactttttgttACACATTGTTTCaatgaatatttaatacttcaacattcaaatttttttccTTCTAACTATTtaacttatataaaattaataattaaataataaataagtaaacaagCGTAATTTCTCTTATACTTTTATTCCtcgttattatttaatattttatataaattattcactTCTTTCGTCGAGTTGTACTAAGTAAACAGTACAAGACCACTATCATCATTCATGAAGTTAGTTATTACGgtcattaaatatatacatattattcgtGCAATGGGAAATTGTTCACCACCGGATGAATTTCTATTCATTCTGCGCATCTGCTCTGATTAGTGGATcctcaataatattttattttatatatcacTTTCTTAAAATTTGAGGGGCTGAAACTTAAATTCGGAAATGATagtttttcaaagtttcagaatcactaaatttaaaaaatttgaagtttataaaCTTGTGTACGAAACAACCATACATATTCAAAAACACTGATAAGTTGCAGCTCTTGGTAAGTATTACAAATTCTATGGTTTTTGCGGTTAAAACGTTCATTCATTGGGTAGAAAAATTAGCATGGATGATCCATGCAGCTCCATATGTTTCAATAAAGATATCTATCGAGTTTAAACGTAAGTACCagaagtttttgaaatttcatgacTTACGTAtagttttatatttcatatgtacAGCTGTAAGCACTATCAATCGTTGATAGTGAATAATAAGCGATGAGTTGACGCATGTGTGTACTTTTTTACTGATTTTTAGTAAGTTATACAGTCCACGTGTACTTTGACATAACTTGGAAACACTCTTTCTCGATTTTAACATCATTGATCATGGTACTAGACTTGGATATTTTCCGTAAGGATAAGGGTTTCGATCCAGATAAAATACGAGAAAATCAAAGGAATCGTTTTAAAGAAGTCAAATTGGTGGATACCGTGATTGAGAAGGATAAAATTTGGCGTCAACTACGACACAAAGCtgacaatttaaataaattgaaaaatgtatgcagtaaagaaattggggaaaaaatgaagaagaaggAGGCAGTGGATGGTGATGATACTGTCTCGAAGGATatccttgaaaatttagacaatttaattcctgataatttaaaatcattaaCAGTCCCACAAATTAAAACTATTCGGAGTTTTATTGATGACGCTATTCGAAAAAATGACAAAGATTTGATCTCGACCGAATTTGAAAGAAATCTTGCTCTTAAGGAAGTAGGAAATATTTTACATGAGTCTGTACCCAT encodes:
- the MTA1-like gene encoding metastasis associated 1-like isoform X4, with the translated sequence MEENVVGAGGVTELSSKQRHQMKHRELFLSRQVETMPATHIRGKCCVTLLNETESLLSYLNKEDSFFYCLVFDPAQRTLLADKGEIRVGSRYQADGIAPSPLTTAERESDPRRLQDLETLIWTPRHSLTDRQIDQFLVVSRSVGTFARALDCSSSVKQPSLHMSAAAASRDITLFHAMDTLHRHNYDVAKAMSSLVPSTGPVLCRDEMEEWSASEANLFEEALDKYGKDFSDIRQDFLPWKTLKNVIEYYYMWKTTDRYVQQKRVKAVEAESKLKQVYIPNYNKTTPPTTAPSAATIVPLGNSNNNSNGKPTSVLNGNSNGNMTTDNSGILMVGVSGKPCESCQVMQSPQWYAWGPSHMQCRLCQSCWTYWKKYGGLKVPSRIDDVDLERKRGCTGSDEESKGISGAHRPHRCSIPSCGKEFKLKAHLSRHYASAHGVDLRGSGVSGSGGGGSPRPVMKTRSAFYLRTSVLARAARRLCAAQLRTRHAARAPHQPVNAAPLRHLCASPQLTSKSPAELRILARAVRPRTRPRVTDIATRLGDHPAPRQPGDWDWLALTAPAQRKQPDRVSFPRPPKAPDGSLLYERVPNKSEVDRLTVTPPQPQPSMQTQQTILKRTRPPFDEINGSDGFYSDVDWDEGIALSAGLPGGPPAKRAHHSQQLHPKHTLEHTAPAVLPLAPPLNGRAAHPHTLPHGPPLSRSNARKQVISWMDAPDDVYFRASDQTKRYRRTLSSVELRRAARKPWRRLPTPLHPPHPQRAVRGDDMVVILD